A region of Streptomyces deccanensis DNA encodes the following proteins:
- a CDS encoding DUF6230 family protein yields the protein MESQVRGGTRWKRFAVVMVPSVAATAAIGVALAQGALAASFSVSGQSFKVTAGQLDGTGFSQYGALDEGYTLKGEKTVHPVAVSAFKSATITNMCQSVVTPGVPILGSVSLKLTAGTGGKKVEAENLYIDVEELEGDATFRGIDIGVAAKDATKGPGMKGGKEQANPYGFAQQADSASLSDVKQTAWATTAGTFKLSNLKMSLHKGVVECY from the coding sequence ATGGAGTCCCAGGTGCGTGGCGGGACCAGATGGAAGCGGTTCGCTGTGGTCATGGTGCCCAGCGTCGCCGCCACGGCAGCGATAGGTGTCGCCCTCGCGCAGGGTGCTCTCGCCGCGTCGTTCAGTGTGTCGGGTCAGTCGTTCAAGGTGACGGCGGGCCAGCTCGACGGCACGGGCTTCTCGCAGTACGGAGCGCTCGACGAGGGTTACACCCTCAAGGGCGAGAAGACGGTTCACCCCGTCGCCGTTTCGGCGTTCAAGTCCGCGACCATCACCAACATGTGCCAGTCGGTCGTCACCCCCGGTGTCCCGATTCTCGGTAGCGTCAGCCTCAAGCTGACCGCCGGCACCGGTGGCAAGAAGGTCGAGGCCGAGAACCTCTACATCGACGTCGAAGAACTCGAGGGTGACGCCACCTTCCGTGGCATCGACATCGGTGTGGCCGCCAAGGACGCCACCAAGGGTCCGGGCATGAAGGGCGGCAAGGAGCAGGCCAACCCCTACGGGTTCGCCCAGCAGGCCGACTCGGCCTCGCTGAGCGACGTGAAGCAGACGGCGTGGGCGACCACTGCCGGAACCTTCAAGCTGAGCAACCTCAAGATGTCCCTCCACAAGGGCGTCGTGGAGTGCTACTAG
- a CDS encoding DUF6114 domain-containing protein, producing MSAESTGQNEDYLRAFRRRFSDWRGSRPFWAGLLVLLGGFPIMYLPYANLQIGHLTLAMSTTGGAGSLIIGVLLVVLGVSLWFQRHVRTFAGTAAILLALVSIPVSNLGGFGVGFLLSLIGGALAIAWAPGHEEAAVPSTYKTPSRTPVPQDTAPENTAQQGAVPLHKGDAPEPAGAGSVSGAPNGEGDDLTGTTPTNGTNGRHSAG from the coding sequence ATGAGCGCCGAGTCAACGGGGCAGAACGAAGACTATCTCCGCGCCTTTCGGCGGCGCTTTAGCGACTGGAGGGGCTCTCGTCCCTTCTGGGCGGGCCTGTTGGTCCTGCTCGGCGGTTTCCCGATCATGTACCTGCCGTACGCGAACCTCCAGATCGGTCACCTCACGCTCGCCATGTCGACGACGGGCGGCGCGGGTTCCCTCATCATCGGCGTGCTGCTGGTGGTGCTGGGGGTCAGCCTCTGGTTCCAGCGGCACGTACGCACCTTCGCCGGTACGGCGGCGATCCTCCTGGCGCTCGTGTCCATCCCGGTCTCCAACCTCGGTGGCTTCGGTGTCGGCTTCCTGCTCTCCCTGATCGGCGGTGCGCTGGCCATCGCCTGGGCCCCCGGTCACGAGGAGGCGGCGGTGCCGTCCACCTACAAGACCCCGTCGCGGACGCCGGTGCCGCAGGACACGGCCCCCGAGAACACGGCACAGCAAGGTGCGGTCCCCCTGCACAAGGGCGACGCCCCGGAGCCCGCGGGTGCGGGTTCGGTGAGCGGGGCGCCGAACGGCGAGGGCGACGACCTGACAGGTACCACCCCCACGAACGGGACGAACGGGAGGCACAGTGCCGGCTGA
- the pyk gene encoding pyruvate kinase, with protein MRRSKIVCTLGPAVDSHEQLVALIEAGMNVARFNFSHGSHAEHQGRYDRVRAAAAETGVAIGVLADLQGPKIRLETFAEGPVELVRGDEFTITAEDVPGDKQICGTTYKGLPGDVSPGDQVLINDGNVELKVIEVDGPRVRTEVVEGGVISDHKGINLPGAAVNVPALSEKDVEDLRFALRMGCDLVALSFVRDASDVRDVHKVMDEVGRRVPVIAKVEKPQAVENMEDVVMAFDGVMVARGDLAVEYPLEKVPMVQKRLIELCRRNAKPVIVATQMMESMITNSRPTRAEASDVANAILDGADAVMLSAESSVGAYPLETVRTMSKIVTAAEEELLSKGLQPLVPGKKPRTQGGSIARAACEIADFLGGRALVAFTQSGDTARRLSRYRASQPIIAYTTDESTRNQLALSWGVESHVVPFVNSTDEMVDLVDHEMVKLNRFNEGDIAVITAGSPPGVPGTTNMVRVHHLGGGARD; from the coding sequence ATGCGCCGTTCGAAAATCGTCTGTACTCTCGGCCCCGCGGTCGACTCCCACGAGCAACTGGTCGCCCTCATCGAGGCCGGCATGAACGTGGCCCGTTTCAATTTCAGCCACGGCAGTCACGCCGAGCACCAGGGCCGCTACGACCGGGTCCGGGCCGCCGCCGCCGAGACCGGTGTGGCCATCGGTGTGCTCGCCGACCTCCAGGGCCCGAAGATCCGTCTGGAGACCTTCGCCGAGGGTCCGGTGGAGCTGGTGCGCGGTGACGAGTTCACCATCACCGCCGAGGACGTGCCGGGCGACAAGCAGATCTGCGGTACGACGTACAAGGGGCTGCCCGGGGACGTCTCCCCCGGCGACCAGGTCCTCATCAACGACGGCAACGTCGAGCTGAAGGTCATCGAGGTCGACGGCCCGCGCGTGCGGACCGAGGTCGTCGAGGGCGGTGTCATCTCCGACCACAAGGGCATCAACCTGCCCGGCGCGGCCGTCAACGTGCCCGCGCTGTCCGAGAAGGACGTCGAGGACCTGCGGTTCGCGCTGCGGATGGGCTGCGACCTGGTGGCGCTGTCGTTCGTGCGGGACGCGAGCGACGTGCGGGACGTCCACAAGGTGATGGACGAGGTGGGCCGCCGGGTCCCCGTCATCGCCAAGGTGGAGAAGCCGCAGGCGGTGGAGAACATGGAGGACGTCGTGATGGCGTTCGACGGCGTGATGGTCGCCCGTGGCGACCTGGCCGTCGAGTACCCGCTCGAGAAGGTCCCCATGGTGCAGAAGCGGCTCATCGAGCTGTGCCGCCGCAACGCCAAGCCGGTGATCGTGGCGACCCAGATGATGGAGTCGATGATCACCAACTCCCGCCCCACGCGCGCCGAGGCCTCCGACGTGGCCAACGCGATCCTGGACGGCGCGGACGCGGTCATGCTGTCGGCGGAGTCCAGCGTGGGCGCGTACCCGCTGGAGACGGTCCGGACGATGTCGAAGATCGTCACGGCGGCCGAGGAGGAGCTGCTCTCCAAGGGCCTCCAGCCGCTGGTGCCGGGCAAGAAGCCGCGCACGCAGGGTGGTTCGATCGCCCGTGCCGCCTGCGAGATCGCCGACTTCCTCGGCGGCCGGGCCCTGGTGGCGTTCACGCAGTCGGGTGACACCGCCCGCCGGCTCTCGCGCTATCGCGCCTCGCAGCCGATCATCGCGTACACCACCGACGAGTCCACCCGTAACCAGCTGGCGCTCAGCTGGGGTGTCGAGTCGCACGTCGTGCCGTTCGTGAACAGCACCGACGAGATGGTCGACCTGGTCGACCACGAGATGGTCAAGCTCAACCGTTTCAACGAGGGTGACATCGCGGTCATCACCGCCGGCTCTCCCCCCGGTGTCCCGGGCACCACCAACATGGTCCGGGTCCACCACCTGGGCGGCGGCGCCCGCGACTGA
- a CDS encoding acetate kinase, with amino-acid sequence MTATRVLVLNSGSSSVKYQLLDMRDSSRLAMGLVERIGEETSRLKHSPLVAGGAARERTEPIADHEAALKAVAEELAEDGLGLDSPELAAIGHRVVHGGQSFTEPTVIDSAVLAEIERLIPVAPLHNPANLTGIRTAQALRPDLPQVAVFDTAFHTTMPESAARYAIDVETADAHRVRRYGFHGTSHAYVSRATAELLGKDPSEVNVIVLHLGNGASASAVEGGRCVDTSMGLTPLEGLVMGTRSGDLDPAVIFHLMRVGGMSTDEIDTLLNKKSGLIGLCGDNDMREIRRRIDEGDERAKLAFDIYIHRLKKYIGAYYAVLGRVDAVAFTAGVGENAAPVREAAVAGLEGLGLAVDGDLNAVRGDAPRLISPAGTRVAVAVVPTDEELEIAAQTYALVGKNI; translated from the coding sequence GTGACCGCCACCCGCGTCCTCGTCCTCAACTCCGGCTCCTCCTCGGTGAAGTACCAACTGCTCGACATGCGCGACAGCAGCCGTCTCGCCATGGGCCTGGTGGAGCGCATCGGTGAGGAGACCTCCCGGCTGAAGCACAGCCCGCTCGTCGCAGGGGGAGCCGCCCGCGAGCGCACCGAGCCGATCGCCGACCACGAGGCCGCCCTGAAGGCCGTCGCCGAGGAGCTGGCCGAGGACGGCCTCGGCCTCGACTCCCCCGAACTGGCCGCCATCGGGCACCGCGTGGTGCACGGCGGGCAGAGCTTCACCGAGCCCACCGTGATCGACAGCGCCGTGCTCGCGGAGATCGAGCGCCTGATCCCCGTGGCACCGCTGCACAACCCGGCCAACCTGACCGGGATCCGGACCGCCCAGGCGCTGCGCCCCGATCTGCCGCAGGTGGCGGTGTTCGACACGGCGTTCCACACCACCATGCCGGAGTCGGCCGCCCGCTACGCCATCGACGTCGAGACGGCCGACGCGCACCGCGTCCGCCGCTACGGCTTCCACGGCACCTCGCACGCGTACGTGTCCCGGGCGACGGCCGAACTGCTGGGCAAGGACCCGTCCGAGGTGAACGTCATCGTGCTGCACCTCGGCAACGGGGCGTCGGCCTCGGCGGTCGAGGGCGGCCGGTGCGTGGACACCTCCATGGGGCTGACGCCTTTGGAGGGGCTCGTGATGGGTACGCGGTCCGGAGACCTGGACCCGGCTGTCATCTTTCATTTGATGCGCGTTGGCGGAATGTCCACGGACGAGATCGACACTCTCCTCAACAAGAAGAGCGGTCTGATCGGGCTGTGCGGCGACAACGACATGCGGGAAATCCGCCGGCGAATCGACGAGGGCGACGAACGGGCGAAGCTGGCCTTCGACATCTACATTCACCGGTTGAAGAAGTACATCGGCGCTTACTACGCGGTGCTCGGCCGGGTGGACGCGGTCGCGTTCACCGCGGGTGTCGGCGAGAACGCGGCGCCGGTGCGGGAGGCCGCCGTGGCGGGCCTGGAGGGGCTGGGCCTGGCCGTGGACGGCGACCTCAACGCCGTACGGGGCGACGCGCCGCGGCTGATCTCGCCGGCCGGTACGCGGGTCGCGGTCGCGGTGGTCCCGACGGACGAGGAACTGGAGATCGCGGCACAGACGTACGCCCTGGTCGGAAAGAACATCTGA